In Methanosarcina siciliae T4/M, one genomic interval encodes:
- a CDS encoding YkgJ family cysteine cluster protein, translating into MIFRKIPMYMYENFHKMFSGSNQNTFNVCKACGGACEHNKIGTLLPGEKEYMAKKIGISVSEFKLRYLDVLEMDDGTLVHVLKLGELCPFLNEETGECECSDFKPIICKIYPVVFTVEAGKVNFTIDNWCQLSKNKACRTYFESAIPLLARFPIPIEWFCHVVSYDDLYFDYERLRKSRTGKSPHAVFTLAELLSLQKDCVETYQVEIDQIETFRVEGKLEMYRIKTAGSDIDFSRKIEKPTF; encoded by the coding sequence TTGATTTTCAGGAAAATACCTATGTACATGTACGAGAACTTCCATAAGATGTTTAGTGGAAGTAACCAGAATACTTTTAATGTTTGCAAGGCATGTGGGGGGGCTTGCGAGCACAATAAAATAGGAACCCTACTCCCTGGTGAAAAAGAATATATGGCAAAAAAAATTGGTATAAGCGTTTCAGAATTCAAGCTCAGGTACCTGGATGTTTTGGAAATGGACGACGGAACTCTTGTTCACGTCTTAAAACTTGGGGAATTATGTCCTTTTCTGAATGAAGAAACCGGAGAATGCGAATGCAGTGATTTTAAACCTATAATCTGTAAAATCTACCCTGTTGTTTTTACGGTTGAGGCTGGAAAAGTGAATTTCACGATAGACAATTGGTGCCAGTTATCAAAAAATAAAGCTTGCAGGACCTATTTTGAATCTGCGATTCCCCTTTTGGCCCGGTTCCCTATCCCGATTGAATGGTTCTGTCATGTAGTAAGTTATGATGACCTTTATTTTGATTATGAACGGTTAAGAAAATCCAGAACGGGAAAAAGTCCGCACGCCGTTTTTACTCTGGCAGAACTTTTAAGCCTCCAGAAAGATTGCGTTGAAACGTATCAGGTAGAAATAGATCAGATTGAAACATTTAGGGTAGAAGGAAAGTTAGAAATGTACAGGATAAAAACAGCAGGTTCCGATATTGATTTCAGTAGGAAAATCGAGAAACCTACCTTTTGA
- a CDS encoding sensor histidine kinase encodes MLGVYAIDISKKVLIITLLIFAVLTASFTFTHNMQLSNFLELERADTLENVERVQNSVATEQGYLDYIVQDWACWDDTYQFIDDKNQEYINVDLQNQTLAGINVNVMIFVNNSGEVVYIKSVDTHTAEEMPVSDDLLAMIKDGSLLTTGEEDLISGFVLLEEDPMFISCHPILTTTYEGPSKGTLIFGRYFDDELLDSFKRVTRSSLLMYRADENMPTDFQTKIKNASENPDRIIVEPLNEDQIAGYFGLKDIKGNLALLIRADFQRELYQHGERTLSYMYWFLILTGLMTGVGVKFALDKLFISRLVEIDDFVTKVRSEKDLSKRLDLKDNDELYRLSREINGMLNDIYLAEQEVKAQAREKKVLLDSLNELVVFVSPELKIIWANKAALEYMNMDLESAMGVCLKATPGISGPLVEFMYLEHIFTGREKKSGEFTAKDGKVWFVQATPVTDDQGKIIGVLQTCRDVTERKESEKLLQEKQVAEVANRTKSEFLANMSHELRTPLNSIIGFSDLLYEKIYGDLNEKQLKAVGNISRSGKHLLNLINDILDLSKVEAGKLELEYKEFELSSKLNSIKNLLSPIADRKMIEVQIRVDESLNTIRADEARFAQIMYNLLDNAIKFSKENGLVKIEAKRKGDMVEIKVKDYGIGIKVEDQSKLFKPFSQVASFSSKKVQGTGLGLALVKQIVNLHGGYVWFNSRIGKGSTFAFTIPINGNKRTEGDGEVESSNRSETA; translated from the coding sequence TTGTTGGGGGTATACGCGATAGATATTAGCAAAAAGGTTCTTATTATCACCCTCTTAATTTTTGCAGTACTTACAGCCTCATTTACATTTACACATAACATGCAGCTGTCCAACTTTTTGGAGCTTGAACGGGCTGATACATTAGAGAATGTAGAGCGAGTGCAAAACTCTGTTGCCACAGAACAGGGGTACCTGGACTATATTGTTCAGGACTGGGCTTGCTGGGATGACACCTACCAGTTTATTGACGATAAAAATCAGGAATACATAAATGTTGACCTGCAGAATCAGACGCTTGCAGGGATTAACGTTAACGTCATGATTTTCGTTAATAACTCCGGGGAAGTGGTTTATATCAAGTCTGTGGATACTCATACTGCGGAAGAAATGCCTGTTTCTGACGATCTGCTTGCAATGATAAAAGACGGAAGTCTTCTTACAACCGGAGAAGAAGACTTAATAAGCGGTTTTGTTTTGCTTGAAGAAGACCCCATGTTTATCTCCTGTCACCCTATCCTCACAACAACATATGAAGGCCCCTCTAAAGGCACCCTAATTTTTGGGAGATATTTTGACGATGAGCTACTTGATTCTTTTAAAAGGGTTACCCGCTCTTCCCTGCTGATGTACAGGGCAGACGAGAATATGCCTACCGATTTTCAGACAAAAATCAAAAACGCCTCGGAAAATCCTGACCGCATTATAGTTGAACCTCTGAATGAAGATCAAATTGCAGGTTATTTCGGGTTAAAGGATATAAAAGGCAATCTTGCTCTGCTCATCAGGGCAGACTTCCAGAGGGAACTTTATCAGCATGGTGAAAGAACCCTTAGTTACATGTACTGGTTCCTGATTCTGACCGGGCTTATGACAGGGGTCGGCGTCAAATTTGCGCTTGACAAATTATTTATTTCGAGATTAGTAGAAATTGACGATTTTGTCACAAAGGTAAGGTCAGAAAAAGACCTTTCCAAAAGGTTGGATCTCAAAGACAATGATGAACTCTATCGTCTGTCAAGAGAAATAAACGGGATGTTAAATGATATCTATCTTGCAGAACAGGAGGTAAAAGCTCAGGCCCGTGAAAAAAAAGTCCTGCTCGACTCGCTTAACGAACTGGTCGTTTTTGTGAGCCCCGAATTAAAAATCATCTGGGCAAACAAAGCTGCTCTCGAATATATGAATATGGATCTGGAGTCGGCAATGGGAGTCTGCCTGAAAGCCACTCCAGGGATTAGCGGGCCTTTAGTTGAATTCATGTATCTTGAGCATATCTTTACAGGTAGGGAGAAAAAATCAGGTGAATTTACTGCAAAGGATGGAAAAGTCTGGTTTGTCCAGGCAACTCCTGTGACAGATGATCAGGGAAAGATCATAGGCGTGCTTCAAACCTGCAGGGATGTTACTGAAAGGAAAGAATCCGAAAAACTGCTTCAGGAAAAACAGGTTGCTGAGGTCGCAAATCGTACTAAAAGCGAGTTTCTGGCAAATATGAGCCATGAGTTGAGAACTCCGCTTAACTCAATCATAGGGTTTTCTGACCTATTATATGAAAAAATTTATGGAGATCTCAACGAAAAACAACTCAAAGCTGTCGGAAACATTTCAAGGAGTGGAAAACACCTTCTGAACCTTATTAACGATATTCTTGACCTCTCTAAGGTTGAGGCTGGAAAGCTTGAACTTGAGTATAAAGAGTTTGAGCTCAGCAGTAAACTCAATTCTATAAAAAATCTGCTATCTCCTATTGCAGACAGGAAAATGATTGAGGTTCAAATCCGGGTGGATGAAAGCCTTAACACTATCCGGGCCGATGAGGCTCGTTTTGCTCAGATCATGTACAACCTGCTGGATAATGCTATTAAATTTTCTAAGGAAAACGGACTTGTGAAAATAGAGGCTAAAAGGAAAGGAGATATGGTAGAAATAAAGGTCAAAGACTATGGGATCGGAATCAAGGTTGAGGATCAAAGCAAGCTTTTCAAACCTTTCAGCCAGGTAGCTTCCTTTTCATCAAAAAAAGTCCAGGGAACAGGGCTCGGACTTGCCCTGGTAAAACAGATTGTTAACCTGCATGGGGGCTATGTCTGGTTTAATAGCAGGATAGGAAAAGGAAGTACCTTTGCTTTCACAATTCCGATAAACGGAAACAAAAGAACCGAAGGCGACGGTGAAGTAGAATCATCCAACCGTTCAGAAACGGCTTAA
- a CDS encoding pyridoxamine 5'-phosphate oxidase family protein yields the protein MTEELKAKICEYLATHNYLNLATLSPQGRPMAHTMAYVSEDEVVYVATNKNTRKVQNIINNPYVAFTVDEDDPDWFDMQALQVEGKASIVNDETELREVGEIIAAKFPVTADMPPDPDTIMIKIEPELVYYLDYSVEFGYRTSVTF from the coding sequence ATGACAGAAGAGCTCAAAGCTAAGATTTGCGAATACCTTGCAACTCACAATTACCTGAACCTCGCAACCCTCAGCCCGCAGGGCAGGCCAATGGCTCATACGATGGCGTATGTTTCCGAAGATGAAGTCGTATACGTGGCAACCAATAAAAACACCCGGAAAGTCCAGAATATCATTAACAACCCTTATGTAGCCTTTACGGTTGATGAGGACGATCCTGATTGGTTTGATATGCAGGCACTCCAGGTAGAAGGTAAGGCATCGATAGTCAATGATGAGACAGAATTGCGAGAAGTCGGGGAGATCATAGCAGCCAAATTCCCTGTTACTGCAGATATGCCGCCCGATCCGGATACCATCATGATAAAAATAGAGCCTGAGCTTGTCTATTATCTTGATTACAGCGTTGAGTTCGGATACAGGACAAGCGTAACTTTCTGA
- a CDS encoding DUF1638 domain-containing protein, giving the protein MPVLSIIACGMLEDELVHVLSKDCELKQLIVVENRNNLGFLRKLRAGKCIPRTIPLDRVQMFFKTGCNPDFETLAKFLAPFPLFGKVCEKMNANAGQQISVVVNLLRLGLHADLELLKSEVYRNIREMAAFSDGILIFYGTCGHVLGELEKDFIDLGCPLFFLKDKAGEIVEDCISTALGGNEAYARAMLACRGKGTIYLTPMWASSWKNFEKESGSRDLNNRYLKNSRYCLAVKIETGISYEPGFSENIQEFARTFGMNTITLKGSSEIAEQGYSDARKIMVKNPGRLPKNHQDPVL; this is encoded by the coding sequence ATGCCTGTGTTAAGCATTATCGCCTGTGGTATGCTCGAAGACGAGCTTGTACATGTGCTTTCTAAAGACTGCGAACTGAAGCAGCTAATCGTCGTGGAGAACAGGAATAATTTGGGGTTTCTTCGGAAACTCAGGGCCGGAAAATGTATCCCCAGGACAATTCCTCTGGACAGAGTTCAGATGTTTTTTAAAACCGGGTGTAACCCCGATTTCGAAACTCTCGCAAAGTTCCTTGCCCCCTTTCCGTTATTTGGAAAAGTCTGTGAGAAAATGAATGCAAATGCGGGACAGCAGATAAGTGTGGTTGTAAATCTGCTCAGGCTTGGGTTACATGCCGACCTTGAGCTTCTGAAGTCCGAAGTTTACCGAAATATCCGGGAAATGGCTGCGTTTTCCGATGGAATCCTTATTTTCTACGGTACCTGTGGGCACGTTCTTGGGGAACTGGAAAAGGATTTCATAGACCTTGGATGTCCACTTTTTTTCCTGAAGGATAAAGCTGGAGAGATTGTTGAAGATTGTATCAGTACGGCGCTTGGAGGAAATGAGGCCTATGCCAGAGCTATGCTTGCCTGCAGAGGTAAAGGCACGATTTACCTTACACCCATGTGGGCTTCGAGCTGGAAAAATTTTGAGAAGGAGTCCGGAAGTAGAGACTTGAATAACAGGTATCTGAAAAATTCACGGTACTGCCTGGCTGTAAAGATAGAAACAGGAATTTCATATGAGCCGGGTTTTAGTGAAAATATTCAGGAGTTTGCCCGTACCTTTGGTATGAATACCATAACATTAAAAGGAAGCTCTGAAATTGCAGAGCAGGGATATTCCGATGCCAGAAAAATTATGGTCAAAAATCCTGGTCGCTTGCCCAAAAATCATCAAGACCCAGTATTATAA
- the glgP gene encoding alpha-glucan family phosphorylase — MENDFQGVLKGQKIAYFSMEIGLRNEIPTYAGGLGVLAGDTIRSASDLKIPLVAVTLVSNKGYFRQSLDVMGNQTEKIEEWTPSSFMTRMQQEVSVKIQDREVKIQAWQYNCKSLTGGCVPIIFLDTNVEGNAWEDRGITDFLYGGDHSYRLKQEIVLGIGGVRMLNALGFKVRKYHMNEGHSSLLALELLKCNNKDATKVKDLCIFTTHTPVEAGHDKFDYRLVEDLIRDKNDEEILRRFGGTDRFDTSLFALNLSDYVNGVTKRHSRVSSELFPGYSIQAITNGVHSYTWTSPFFRKLFDRYLPGWANEPELLVRIGGIPDDEIWQARRNAKKALIDEVNKRTGAGMDYETLTIGFARRMAEYKRATLILSDLERLRKINRRGRIQLIFAGKAHPRDEAGKQLIRDIFRSIETLRNEIKIVFLENYDMELAAKMVSGVDVWLNTPTRPYEASGTSGMKAAHNGVVNFSVLDGWWIEGWIEGVTGWSIGPRLEERLSGEEARLAELDDLYNKLYYIIVPTYYERRDEWFKLINNSIGMIAYYFNSHRMMRRYVTHAYL; from the coding sequence ATGGAAAATGATTTTCAAGGAGTATTGAAAGGTCAGAAAATAGCTTATTTTTCAATGGAAATAGGACTTCGCAATGAAATCCCTACATATGCAGGCGGGCTTGGAGTGCTCGCAGGCGATACAATTCGCTCGGCTTCAGACCTAAAAATTCCGCTTGTTGCGGTAACTCTGGTCAGCAATAAAGGATATTTCAGGCAGAGCCTTGACGTCATGGGGAACCAGACTGAAAAAATTGAAGAATGGACCCCTTCGAGTTTTATGACCAGAATGCAGCAGGAAGTGAGCGTTAAAATTCAGGACAGAGAGGTTAAAATCCAGGCATGGCAATATAACTGCAAGAGCCTGACAGGGGGATGTGTCCCCATTATTTTCCTCGATACCAATGTAGAGGGGAACGCATGGGAAGACCGCGGGATCACAGATTTTCTTTATGGAGGGGACCACTCCTACAGGCTTAAGCAGGAAATCGTGCTCGGGATAGGGGGAGTGAGGATGCTTAATGCTCTGGGCTTTAAGGTCCGGAAATATCATATGAATGAAGGGCACTCAAGCCTGCTCGCCCTGGAACTCTTAAAGTGCAATAATAAAGACGCTACTAAAGTAAAGGACCTCTGCATTTTTACCACTCATACCCCCGTAGAAGCCGGGCATGACAAGTTCGATTACAGGCTTGTAGAAGACCTTATCCGGGACAAAAACGATGAGGAAATCCTCAGAAGATTTGGAGGAACAGACCGTTTTGATACAAGCCTTTTTGCCCTCAACCTGTCTGACTATGTCAATGGCGTCACGAAGCGGCACAGCCGGGTTTCAAGCGAACTATTCCCCGGCTACTCAATTCAGGCAATAACAAATGGAGTCCACTCCTATACCTGGACTTCTCCTTTTTTCAGGAAACTTTTTGACCGCTATCTGCCAGGATGGGCAAATGAGCCCGAACTTCTGGTAAGGATAGGAGGAATTCCGGATGATGAAATCTGGCAAGCCCGCAGAAATGCAAAAAAGGCCCTCATAGATGAGGTCAACAAAAGGACAGGAGCAGGCATGGACTATGAGACCCTGACAATAGGTTTTGCACGGCGTATGGCTGAGTATAAACGTGCAACCCTGATCCTATCCGACCTTGAAAGGCTTAGAAAGATTAACAGAAGGGGAAGAATTCAGCTGATCTTCGCAGGCAAAGCCCATCCGCGTGACGAAGCCGGCAAACAGCTTATACGAGATATTTTCAGAAGTATCGAAACGCTCCGAAACGAGATCAAGATAGTCTTTTTGGAAAACTATGACATGGAACTTGCCGCAAAAATGGTTTCCGGAGTTGACGTCTGGCTGAACACCCCGACCCGCCCTTATGAGGCTTCGGGCACAAGCGGCATGAAAGCTGCCCATAACGGGGTCGTAAATTTCAGCGTGCTTGACGGCTGGTGGATTGAAGGGTGGATCGAAGGGGTAACCGGCTGGTCCATAGGACCCAGGCTCGAAGAACGCCTCTCGGGAGAGGAAGCAAGGCTTGCCGAACTTGACGACCTTTACAACAAACTCTACTACATTATCGTTCCCACCTATTACGAACGCAGAGACGAATGGTTTAAACTGATTAACAACTCGATAGGCATGATTGCATATTATTTCAACAGCCACCGGATGATGCGGCGTTATGTTACGCATGCTTACCTGTAA
- a CDS encoding GAF domain-containing protein, which translates to MAKATSNSAKNGSNSKQKACKYLNEVALCSALEMAKELISVINKVPVTVFLWRPEKYWPAEFVSENIKHFGYTVEEFTSGKLLYGNIVHPDDLERVERELSRRIEEDYVDFSQEYRILTKSGEVRWVDERTFIEADENGVVKYLKGIILDVTERKRKEKLLYIQRDLGISLSTSQHLDGTLDILLDSCLQIDEIDVGGIYLVDEDTGDMALAIQSGFSPTFVENASYYSANSPNTKLVMIGQPVYKQHIDLLLTSRDDALRQENLRATAIIPVKSENEVIAAFYLASSMEYELSDSVRTVIETIATQFGVFISRIRLEERLKECVKKRKS; encoded by the coding sequence ATGGCTAAAGCAACTTCAAACTCGGCTAAAAACGGAAGTAACAGCAAACAAAAAGCCTGCAAATATCTCAATGAGGTAGCTTTATGCAGCGCACTTGAGATGGCGAAAGAGCTGATCTCAGTAATAAATAAAGTTCCTGTAACTGTTTTCCTGTGGCGGCCTGAGAAGTACTGGCCTGCTGAGTTTGTCTCAGAGAACATAAAGCATTTCGGGTATACGGTGGAAGAATTCACCTCAGGGAAACTTCTGTATGGGAATATTGTGCACCCTGATGATCTCGAAAGGGTCGAAAGAGAGCTCTCTAGAAGGATCGAGGAAGACTATGTGGATTTCTCTCAGGAATACAGGATACTTACAAAGTCAGGGGAAGTACGCTGGGTTGATGAAAGAACCTTTATCGAAGCCGATGAGAATGGGGTCGTAAAGTATCTTAAAGGTATAATTCTTGATGTTACCGAAAGAAAACGAAAAGAAAAGCTGCTTTATATCCAGCGGGACCTTGGAATCTCTCTTAGCACTTCGCAACACCTGGATGGGACACTTGATATATTGCTTGATTCGTGCCTTCAGATAGATGAAATAGATGTCGGAGGCATCTACCTGGTTGACGAAGATACCGGCGATATGGCCCTAGCCATCCAGAGTGGTTTTTCTCCCACCTTTGTTGAGAATGCCTCTTACTACAGTGCAAATTCCCCAAACACCAAGCTGGTTATGATAGGACAACCTGTCTATAAGCAGCATATAGACCTCCTTCTCACCTCCAGAGACGATGCACTCAGGCAGGAAAACCTGAGAGCTACGGCAATAATTCCGGTTAAGTCCGAAAATGAGGTCATTGCCGCTTTTTATCTTGCCTCAAGTATGGAATATGAGCTTTCGGATAGCGTACGCACGGTTATTGAAACCATCGCAACCCAGTTTGGAGTTTTTATCTCCCGTATCCGACTTGAAGAAAGGCTAAAAGAGTGTGTGAAGAAGCGAAAGTCCTGA
- a CDS encoding HEAT repeat domain-containing protein — MPESIISLPPGDPDDKEVISFRSLELLKARAVGEKDHTDRREVLLTLAKNSRENGDIFEFIKERAVEDSHYSVRKVALQELARFWHENPETLPFLRERATEDCNYEVRRAAVKELAENWKHLPEIPELLRYWAENAGDKFVRSTSLQELSRCWGKNCCSLDFITDRAVKEKDGFVRAIAIQSVAKYWSTEPAALQLLMDKALNDEHYAVRSAALQELAGKWPSREDILPFIKERAVKDDHYSVRGVAIQELANGWRNEPEIQDFIKDRCIHDEDNMVRGTAVSLLASLWPEEPGTFELIMDTAISDEHYSVRKNAMEELAKTWHEKPETLHLVRDRLLNDSDNFVRVNAVQELAKIWHTDSGTLPLIKEIALKEKDEFVRDAAVRELIDGWQDENVKKFVNKFT, encoded by the coding sequence ATGCCTGAAAGTATTATATCTCTCCCCCCCGGAGATCCTGATGATAAGGAGGTAATTTCTTTTAGGTCTCTGGAGTTGCTTAAAGCTCGGGCAGTGGGAGAAAAAGATCATACGGATAGACGCGAAGTCCTTCTCACCCTTGCAAAAAATTCTCGTGAAAATGGAGATATTTTTGAATTCATTAAAGAGCGAGCTGTTGAGGATAGCCATTATTCGGTTCGAAAGGTTGCCCTTCAGGAGCTGGCAAGGTTCTGGCATGAAAACCCGGAAACCCTGCCTTTTCTCCGGGAAAGAGCTACCGAAGACTGTAATTATGAAGTAAGGAGGGCTGCTGTCAAAGAGCTGGCAGAAAACTGGAAACATTTGCCTGAAATTCCTGAACTACTGAGGTATTGGGCTGAGAATGCGGGAGATAAATTCGTCCGAAGTACATCTCTCCAGGAGCTTTCCAGATGCTGGGGTAAAAACTGTTGCAGCCTTGATTTTATTACAGATAGGGCTGTAAAGGAAAAAGACGGTTTTGTCAGGGCTATTGCAATCCAGAGTGTTGCAAAATACTGGAGTACGGAGCCTGCCGCCCTTCAGCTACTCATGGATAAAGCCCTGAACGACGAGCACTATGCTGTAAGGAGTGCAGCTTTGCAGGAACTGGCTGGGAAATGGCCTTCCAGAGAAGATATCCTTCCCTTTATTAAGGAAAGGGCAGTTAAGGATGACCATTATTCCGTAAGAGGGGTTGCGATTCAGGAACTTGCAAACGGCTGGCGGAATGAGCCTGAAATTCAGGACTTTATCAAGGACAGGTGCATTCACGATGAGGACAACATGGTCAGGGGAACTGCAGTCAGTCTGCTTGCCTCCTTATGGCCTGAAGAACCTGGGACCTTTGAACTGATCATGGATACAGCGATTTCTGACGAACATTATTCGGTCCGGAAAAATGCCATGGAAGAACTTGCAAAAACCTGGCACGAAAAGCCGGAAACACTTCACCTTGTAAGAGATAGGTTGCTGAATGACAGCGATAATTTTGTACGGGTTAATGCAGTTCAGGAACTTGCAAAAATCTGGCATACGGACTCCGGCACTCTTCCCTTGATTAAGGAGATAGCCCTTAAAGAAAAAGATGAATTTGTAAGAGATGCTGCTGTCCGGGAATTAATAGACGGCTGGCAGGATGAAAATGTAAAAAAGTTCGTAAATAAATTTACTTGA
- a CDS encoding pyridoxamine 5'-phosphate oxidase family protein: MAKLSEEMKTAFSKVKIFPVATASKEGVPNVVPIGFCQLVDDETIWIADNFMVKSLANLEENPIVAIYVWGPGTGGCYQIKGKATIIRSGEKFDKMKAIVNAAKPGLPAKTLIEIMISDVFQCAPGPAAGTKLL, translated from the coding sequence ATGGCAAAGTTAAGTGAAGAAATGAAGACTGCTTTTTCAAAGGTAAAGATCTTTCCTGTTGCAACGGCTTCAAAAGAGGGAGTTCCTAACGTAGTACCCATAGGTTTCTGCCAGCTTGTTGATGACGAGACTATCTGGATTGCAGACAATTTCATGGTTAAGTCCCTTGCAAACCTGGAAGAAAACCCAATCGTTGCAATCTATGTGTGGGGGCCGGGAACAGGCGGGTGCTACCAGATAAAAGGAAAAGCTACAATTATCAGGTCAGGCGAAAAATTCGATAAGATGAAAGCAATTGTGAATGCTGCAAAACCAGGTCTTCCTGCAAAAACCCTCATCGAGATCATGATAAGTGACGTTTTCCAGTGCGCTCCCGGTCCTGCAGCAGGAACTAAACTCCTCTAA